A portion of the Pleuronectes platessa chromosome 15, fPlePla1.1, whole genome shotgun sequence genome contains these proteins:
- the epd gene encoding ependymin, with translation MYTAVTFVVLICLTAATHADHHHQPCHSPNMTGFLSVMKMKGEMRAYGAITYDSMGKKLRFRSNESHFANTSLSLDLLMFFEEGIFYEIDSKNQTCEKKTLQCTIHPLQIPDEARFLATINSGNPSIEGEGLKINAWVGSMPDKKGYYSMSVTMGCLPVFSMYLDETSFMFSLLDVENEIKDPDLLVVPSFCQGLPVEETPEGTVNSFINEFM, from the exons ATGTATACAGCTGTCACGTTCGTCGTCCTCATATGCTTGACTGCCGCCACACATGCAGATCACCACCATCAGCCTTGTC ATTCACCTAACATGACAGGATTCCTGTCTGTG ATGAAAATGAAGGGTGAAATGCGAGCATATGGGGCCATCACCTACGACTCGATGGGCAAGAAACTGCGGTTCAGATCAAACGAGAGCCACTTCGCAAACACCTCACTGAGTTTGGATCTGCTGATGTTCTTTGAGGAG GGAATATTCTATGAGATTGACAGCAAAAACCAGACCTGTGAGAAAAAGACACTGCAGTGCACCATCCATCCTCTACAAATTCCTGATGAGGCCAGGTTTCTGGCGACGATAAACAGCGGGAACCCATCCATTGAAGGAGAGGGATTGAAGATCAACGCGTGGGTGGGATCCATGCCAGACAAGAAGG gcTACTACTCCATGTCTGTAACCATGGGATGTTTGCCTGTGTTCTCAATGTACTTAGACGAGACATCATTCATGTTCAG CCTTTTGGACGTTGAAAACGAGATCAAGGATCCCGATCTCCTCGTGGTGCCTTCCTTTTGCCAGGGACTGCCTGTGGAGGAGACGCCTGAAGGGACAGTGAACAGCTTCATCAACGAGTTCATGTAG
- the LOC128456642 gene encoding uncharacterized protein LOC128456642, whose protein sequence is MTVWKQALILLCCGLIFVDSAPSPVPPRNKYNNSFRLTRSARSRVQQLLKKYKEEQLGSKHFEDRSRQLKDLPLISTDFYSWINLTDWERLHAALMDMQAYWNKLEWKRKQLEKEENENMAVRTTLPQSIRHIQLDLRDLMSQVTSQMSYMKSSWMRPASLMAQRPLSPEPSSKTIWDRRVEGYIILRDLDLYLTKLARDFLLLASKTHV, encoded by the exons aTGACTGTTTGGAAGCAGGCTCTCATCCTTCTTTGTTGTGGACTGATCTTCGTGGACTCTGCTCCGTCCCCGGTCCCCCCgagaaataaatataacaactcTTTTCGTCTCACGAGGTCTGCCCGATCCCGggtccagcagctgctgaagaAATAT AAGGAGGAGCAGTTGGGAAGTAAGCATTTTGAGGACAGAAGCAGACAGTTAAAGGACCTGCCGCTGATTTCGACAGATTTCTACAGCTGGATAAACCTGACG GACTGGGAACGGCTGCATGCTGCTCTCATGGACATGCAGGCCTACTGGAATAAGCTTGAGTGGAAGAGAAaacagctggagaaggaggagaacgaGAACATGGCGGTGCGCACCACTTTACCTCAGAGCATCAGGCACATTCAGCTGGATCTGAGGGACCTGATGAGCCAAGTCACCAGTCAG ATGAGTTACATGAAGAGCTCTTGGATGAGGCCGGCATCTCTTATGGCACAAAGACCCTTGAGCCCAGAGCCCAGCTCCAAAACAATCTGGGACCGGCGAGTGGAGGGTTACATCATTCTGAGGGATCTCGACCTTTACCTTACCAAGCTGGCAAGAGATTTCCTCCTGCTGGCTTCCAAGACACATGTATGA